The proteins below are encoded in one region of Nitrospirota bacterium:
- a CDS encoding bifunctional precorrin-2 dehydrogenase/sirohydrochlorin ferrochelatase, whose amino-acid sequence MSYYPVFLNLEGKKVVVVGGGPVAARKVNALLKSGASVTVISQSVTKSLETLKQKGMIKHINRTYKKNDLKAAFLVIAATSSWEENIKIARDAKSLINVVDMPSQGNFIVPSTISRGPLTIAISTSGTS is encoded by the coding sequence GTGAGCTACTACCCTGTATTTCTAAATCTCGAAGGTAAAAAAGTCGTTGTAGTCGGTGGCGGCCCTGTAGCTGCAAGAAAGGTAAATGCCCTTCTTAAGTCGGGAGCCAGCGTTACTGTTATAAGCCAGAGTGTCACAAAGTCCCTTGAAACATTAAAACAGAAAGGGATGATAAAACATATTAATAGAACGTATAAAAAGAATGACCTTAAAGCCGCATTTCTTGTTATTGCCGCAACTTCCTCTTGGGAAGAAAATATAAAGATTGCAAGGGATGCAAAGTCTCTTATTAATGTAGTTGATATGCCCTCTCAGGGAAACTTTATTGTTCCATCCACAATAAGCCGCGGCCCTCTGACAATTGCTATATCTACAAGCGGCACAAGCC